From Chryseobacterium sp. H1D6B, a single genomic window includes:
- a CDS encoding TonB-dependent receptor: protein MIKKIGSVFFLGSLLFVQAQEKTTDIDTVEFQGKFISTPYKNANQNITVITKSDIQNSPAKSIDEILQQVPGMDIRRRGANGVQSDVAFRGSSFEQVLILLNGIRMNDSQTGHNSLNIPVDLDDVERIEIIKGPAARRFGQNAYAGAINIITKANPGKRVKISAEGGDYETYGLGINANFGNEKFSNLFQANSNTSSGYQYNTDYEIRNVFYQNQLKIKDGNIRLQAGFSEKKFGANGFYSSPAAKDQYEEVQASIVSLAHQQTFGKLKLNSNVYWRRGQDMYLFNREKPEIYRNMHIGNNVGGEVNTSYNWGLGTTGLGVELRKEFLASNNLGERNRFVSQVFFEHNFSLINNKLTITPGISWANYSNEGNFFYPGLDVGFNFNDRNKIYGNISKVHRVPTFTDLYYVSKTEQGNPALTPENAVYSEIGYQFQNKNILAKISGFLRNSDNSIDWVKNSLNDPIWYAQNVGKIDTKGIEVELNHQVLGWLKYSVGYTYLDNTFKQSNEFVSRYVLDNLKHQFIAKLNTRFLTYFTNELVYRYNDRLNLGSYNLLDEKLSFNKKDFSVYVLINNVTNTDYTETFGVVMPQRWFHVGFSYNINIK from the coding sequence ATGATCAAAAAAATAGGAAGTGTTTTTTTTCTTGGATCACTGCTTTTTGTGCAGGCTCAGGAAAAAACAACCGACATTGATACAGTAGAATTTCAAGGTAAATTTATTTCTACCCCTTATAAAAATGCCAATCAAAATATTACGGTCATTACAAAAAGTGATATTCAGAATTCTCCGGCAAAAAGTATTGATGAAATCCTGCAGCAGGTTCCCGGAATGGATATCAGAAGGAGAGGAGCGAACGGTGTACAGAGTGATGTTGCTTTTCGCGGAAGTTCTTTTGAGCAGGTTCTTATTCTTTTGAACGGTATCAGAATGAATGATTCCCAGACCGGACACAACTCATTAAATATTCCTGTAGATTTGGATGACGTAGAGAGAATAGAGATCATAAAAGGCCCGGCGGCAAGAAGATTTGGGCAGAATGCTTATGCAGGAGCTATTAATATCATTACAAAAGCTAATCCTGGTAAAAGGGTAAAGATAAGCGCTGAAGGAGGAGATTATGAAACATACGGCTTAGGGATTAATGCTAATTTCGGGAATGAAAAGTTCTCCAATTTATTCCAGGCTAATTCTAATACTTCATCAGGATATCAATATAATACAGATTACGAAATAAGAAATGTTTTCTATCAAAACCAGCTGAAAATAAAAGACGGAAATATCAGATTACAGGCTGGTTTCTCTGAGAAGAAATTCGGAGCCAACGGATTTTATTCTTCTCCTGCCGCCAAAGACCAGTATGAAGAAGTTCAGGCTTCTATAGTAAGTCTTGCACACCAGCAGACTTTTGGAAAGCTAAAACTGAATTCCAACGTATATTGGAGAAGAGGGCAGGATATGTATTTATTCAATAGAGAAAAGCCTGAAATCTACAGAAATATGCATATTGGAAATAATGTAGGCGGAGAAGTCAATACCAGCTACAACTGGGGATTAGGGACTACAGGTCTTGGTGTTGAATTGAGAAAGGAATTTTTAGCAAGTAATAATTTAGGGGAGAGAAACCGTTTTGTATCACAGGTTTTCTTTGAACATAATTTTTCTTTAATTAATAATAAACTTACGATTACACCGGGAATTTCCTGGGCCAATTATTCTAATGAAGGAAACTTCTTTTATCCTGGATTAGATGTTGGATTTAACTTTAATGATCGGAATAAGATCTATGGAAATATCTCTAAAGTACATAGAGTTCCTACCTTTACAGATCTTTATTACGTAAGCAAAACAGAGCAGGGAAATCCAGCTTTAACTCCTGAAAATGCTGTGTACAGTGAAATTGGATATCAATTTCAAAACAAAAATATTTTAGCTAAAATCAGCGGTTTTTTAAGAAATTCTGATAATTCAATCGACTGGGTGAAAAATTCTTTAAATGATCCGATCTGGTATGCTCAAAATGTAGGAAAAATTGATACAAAAGGAATTGAAGTTGAACTTAATCATCAGGTGCTGGGCTGGCTGAAATATTCGGTAGGATATACTTATCTGGATAACACATTCAAGCAGTCCAATGAATTTGTTTCGAGATATGTTCTGGATAATTTAAAGCATCAGTTTATAGCAAAATTGAATACCAGATTCCTGACTTACTTCACCAACGAGCTTGTTTACAGGTATAATGACAGATTAAATTTAGGAAGCTATAATCTATTAGATGAGAAGCTGAGTTTTAATAAAAAGGACTTTTCTGTCTATGTTTTAATTAATAACGTTACAAATACGGATTATACGGAAACTTTCGGTGTGGTAATGCCTCAGCGTTGGTTCCACGTTGGTTTTTCTTACAATATTAATATTAAGTAA
- a CDS encoding phosphohydrolase produces MTKEELLHKAIKIADKAHKGQTDKYHAPYIAHVMRVMEYGKTMDEKIVGVLHDVVEDHPSEFSLEYLRNEGFPEYILFAVSCLTKYNLEEDYDDFVRRTERSPLAVAVKLNDLRDNMDLRRVNRELTPKDIKRFNKYLKAYRYLIEKY; encoded by the coding sequence ATGACTAAGGAAGAACTTTTACATAAAGCTATAAAAATTGCTGATAAAGCACATAAAGGACAGACCGACAAATACCATGCGCCCTATATTGCGCATGTGATGCGTGTAATGGAGTACGGAAAAACGATGGATGAAAAAATTGTCGGTGTTCTGCATGATGTTGTAGAAGATCATCCCTCAGAGTTCAGCCTCGAATATTTAAGAAATGAAGGCTTCCCGGAATACATCTTATTTGCCGTAAGCTGTCTTACAAAATATAATCTGGAAGAAGATTACGACGATTTCGTGAGAAGAACTGAAAGATCTCCTCTGGCTGTTGCCGTAAAACTGAATGACCTTCGTGACAACATGGATCTCAGAAGAGTAAACAGAGAGCTCACTCCAAAGGATATTAAAAGATTCAACAAATATTTGAAAGCTTACCGCTATCTGATCGAGAAATATTAA
- a CDS encoding T9SS type A sorting domain-containing protein: MKKTLFFSLFASLVSLNAYSQTETISFETSEGYTLGDVNGQKGWTYWGGLDANTGMVANTSATNGVNSMNFASFGYMEEAGAEKAVTGYNKTEYSFDYKIEAIGGSDYTMAVWDAAYAPVAVFSVGYQSGNLRIYDDAEAGVVSTTTNLTPGTWYNLKMIVDMTARTVEYFVNNTSLGVKTVSATATGFNIIDFYYDDFETGYTVDNIKIINAAQLATSEVSSKNTLTVSPNPTSDFINIKTQEKITSVELFDASGKLVLTTTTGTDKIKVSELEKGLYLVKINTAKGSTTKKMMKN, translated from the coding sequence ATGAAAAAAACTCTATTTTTTTCCTTATTTGCATCGCTGGTAAGTTTAAATGCGTACAGCCAAACTGAAACTATTTCTTTTGAAACATCAGAAGGATATACTTTGGGTGATGTGAATGGGCAGAAAGGATGGACGTATTGGGGAGGTCTGGATGCTAATACGGGAATGGTAGCTAATACTTCAGCTACAAATGGTGTCAATTCGATGAATTTTGCAAGCTTTGGATATATGGAAGAAGCTGGAGCTGAAAAAGCTGTTACAGGCTATAATAAAACAGAATATTCTTTTGATTATAAAATCGAAGCAATAGGAGGATCAGATTATACGATGGCTGTTTGGGATGCTGCTTATGCACCTGTAGCTGTTTTTTCAGTGGGTTATCAGTCAGGAAACCTTAGAATCTATGATGATGCTGAAGCAGGAGTGGTTAGTACAACAACGAATCTTACTCCAGGAACTTGGTATAATTTGAAAATGATTGTAGATATGACTGCGAGAACTGTGGAATATTTTGTTAATAATACATCTTTAGGAGTAAAAACAGTAAGCGCAACTGCAACTGGATTTAATATTATTGATTTCTATTATGATGATTTTGAAACAGGATATACTGTAGATAATATCAAAATTATAAATGCTGCTCAATTAGCAACATCAGAGGTTTCTTCAAAAAATACTTTAACAGTATCTCCTAATCCAACTTCTGATTTCATCAATATCAAAACACAAGAAAAGATCACTTCAGTGGAATTATTTGATGCTTCTGGAAAACTAGTATTAACAACGACTACTGGAACTGATAAAATAAAAGTAAGTGAATTAGAAAAAGGACTTTATCTAGTTAAGATCAATACTGCAAAGGGATCTACAACTAAAAAAATGATGAAGAATTAA
- a CDS encoding DUF2490 domain-containing protein — MKLFLSLSLFFTISFLSGQEHISSFNSLTLTYKFHPKFFLYAEGQLRGNEDYTYPDYYEIKGGLGYNLTKNHKPFIGLGRYVNYKNHDLSKEEFRVWLQDVIDFKKGVVKFENRFRVEKSWFFEPNTDKTSQRMRYRYRLNVTVPLNDKTVKPGTLFANVYDEVFFVTPMKPSFARNRVYGGFGYQIDENFGIASGYLWQREFDAAGNRNLHFIYLALNINIDGTEHHTKTYDFPGAD; from the coding sequence ATGAAACTTTTTTTAAGTCTGAGTTTATTCTTCACCATTAGTTTTTTAAGCGGACAGGAACATATTTCCAGTTTCAATTCACTGACTCTCACCTATAAGTTTCATCCGAAATTTTTTCTCTATGCGGAAGGACAGCTCCGTGGTAATGAAGATTATACCTATCCTGATTATTATGAAATAAAAGGTGGTCTGGGATATAATCTTACCAAAAATCATAAACCTTTTATAGGGCTTGGAAGATATGTGAACTATAAAAACCATGATCTGAGCAAAGAAGAGTTCAGAGTATGGCTTCAGGATGTTATTGATTTCAAAAAAGGAGTTGTAAAATTTGAAAACCGTTTTCGGGTAGAAAAAAGCTGGTTTTTTGAGCCGAATACCGATAAAACCTCTCAAAGGATGCGATATCGTTACCGCTTGAATGTTACGGTTCCGTTAAATGATAAAACGGTAAAACCAGGAACACTTTTTGCCAATGTTTATGATGAAGTTTTCTTTGTAACTCCAATGAAGCCTAGCTTTGCAAGAAATAGAGTATACGGCGGTTTTGGGTATCAGATCGATGAAAACTTTGGAATAGCATCGGGTTATCTTTGGCAGAGAGAATTTGACGCTGCTGGAAACAGAAACCTTCACTTTATTTATCTGGCTCTGAACATCAATATTGACGGAACAGAGCATCATACCAAAACCTATGATTTCCCGGGAGCGGATTAA
- a CDS encoding acyl-CoA dehydrogenase family protein, whose amino-acid sequence MGNILKGGEFLIKEIPANEIFSLEELSEEQKMLRDSAKEFIDREVIPHHDRFEKKDYALTEETMRKLGEMGLLGITVPEEYGGLGMGFVSTMLACDYVSGGNGSLATAYGAHTGIGTLPTLLYGSEELKKKYLPDLAAGTKFGAYCLTEPDAGSDANSGKTRAKLSEDGKHYIINGQKMWISNAGFADTFTLFAKIDDDKNITGFVINRSELENPGSLTFGEEEHKLGIRSSSTRQVFFNDMKVPVENMLGERNNGFKIALNALNVGRIKLAAANLDGQRRILNHSIQYSNERKQFGVSISTFGAIRKKIAEMSTGVFVSEAGSYRLAKNVEDKIEELVSGGMDHQQAELKGVEEFAVEASILKVFVSDLTQNTADEGIQIYGGMGFSEDTPMESAWRDARIGRIYEGTNEINRLLAVGMLIKRAMKGELDLLSPAMAISKELMGIPSFETPDYSAFMSEEKSIIANLKKVFLMVAGAALQKYMTEIEKQQHLLLNASEILNQIYMAESAVLRAEKHFSQDSVEAAMAQLNLYKAVEKIIAAAKEGIISFAEGDEQRMMLSGLRRFTKSANHPNVVALTEKIAAHYIGKGSY is encoded by the coding sequence ATGGGAAATATATTAAAAGGAGGAGAATTCTTAATAAAAGAAATTCCTGCAAACGAAATTTTCAGTCTTGAAGAGCTAAGCGAAGAACAAAAAATGCTTCGTGATTCTGCTAAAGAATTTATAGATAGAGAAGTTATTCCGCATCATGATCGTTTCGAGAAAAAAGATTATGCATTGACTGAAGAAACAATGCGTAAATTAGGCGAAATGGGACTCTTAGGAATTACAGTTCCTGAAGAATATGGCGGTCTTGGAATGGGATTCGTGAGTACCATGTTGGCTTGCGATTATGTTTCAGGAGGAAATGGTTCATTAGCAACCGCTTATGGGGCACATACCGGAATCGGAACATTGCCCACTCTTCTTTATGGAAGTGAAGAATTGAAAAAGAAGTATCTGCCAGATTTGGCGGCAGGAACAAAATTCGGAGCCTATTGTTTGACAGAGCCGGATGCAGGTTCGGATGCCAACTCAGGAAAGACTAGAGCAAAATTATCTGAGGATGGAAAACACTATATCATCAACGGACAGAAAATGTGGATCTCCAATGCAGGATTTGCAGATACTTTCACATTATTTGCTAAAATTGATGATGATAAAAATATTACTGGATTTGTGATTAACCGTTCAGAGCTGGAAAATCCCGGAAGTTTAACATTTGGAGAGGAAGAGCATAAATTAGGAATTCGTTCGTCTTCTACGCGTCAGGTTTTTTTCAATGACATGAAAGTGCCTGTGGAAAATATGTTAGGGGAAAGAAATAATGGTTTCAAAATCGCTTTGAACGCATTGAACGTAGGAAGAATTAAATTAGCTGCCGCAAATCTTGACGGACAAAGAAGAATTTTAAATCATTCTATTCAATATTCAAATGAGAGAAAACAATTTGGTGTTTCTATCTCAACTTTCGGGGCAATCAGAAAGAAAATTGCAGAAATGTCAACCGGTGTTTTCGTGAGTGAAGCAGGTTCTTACCGTTTAGCAAAAAATGTTGAAGATAAAATTGAAGAATTAGTTTCCGGGGGAATGGATCACCAGCAAGCTGAATTAAAAGGTGTTGAAGAATTTGCAGTAGAAGCTTCTATCCTTAAAGTTTTCGTATCTGATCTTACTCAAAATACGGCAGACGAAGGAATCCAAATCTATGGTGGAATGGGATTCTCAGAAGACACTCCAATGGAATCTGCATGGAGAGATGCCAGAATTGGACGAATTTACGAAGGAACGAATGAGATCAACAGACTTTTAGCAGTAGGAATGCTTATTAAAAGAGCAATGAAAGGAGAATTAGATTTATTATCTCCGGCTATGGCTATCAGCAAAGAACTGATGGGAATTCCTTCATTTGAAACTCCTGATTATTCAGCGTTCATGAGTGAAGAGAAATCGATCATTGCCAACCTTAAGAAAGTATTTTTAATGGTAGCTGGTGCAGCTCTTCAAAAATATATGACAGAAATTGAGAAACAGCAGCATTTATTATTAAACGCTTCTGAAATCTTAAACCAGATCTACATGGCAGAATCTGCAGTATTAAGAGCTGAAAAACATTTCTCTCAAGACTCTGTAGAAGCCGCAATGGCACAGTTAAACCTTTATAAAGCTGTTGAAAAAATTATTGCAGCGGCTAAAGAAGGTATTATTTCTTTTGCTGAAGGAGATGAACAGAGAATGATGCTTTCTGGATTAAGAAGATTTACAAAATCTGCTAATCATCCTAATGTAGTTGCATTAACTGAGAAAATCGCAGCCCATTATATTGGAAAAGGATCTTACTAA
- a CDS encoding NAD(P)H-binding protein codes for MKTNKIAVIGGTGKSGNYLVQQLLEKGYPMKLLLRNPENFTLENPLIEIVKGDARDFDSVDRLIKDCCAVINKIGQPVGEKSIFTDAAKNIIKSMNLNGITRYIAITGLNVDTPFDHKNDKVKMATDWMYQNYPKTTKDKQDEYEILVNSNLDWTLVRLPLIIPTSEHFKTEANLTDCTGEKISAADLSEFLVSQISDETYHKQSPFLYNI; via the coding sequence ATGAAAACAAATAAAATTGCCGTAATAGGCGGTACAGGTAAGTCCGGAAATTATCTTGTCCAGCAGCTTCTGGAAAAAGGATATCCCATGAAATTGTTACTGCGGAACCCCGAAAACTTCACGCTTGAAAATCCTTTAATCGAAATCGTAAAAGGCGATGCAAGAGATTTTGATTCTGTGGACCGTCTTATTAAAGATTGTTGTGCAGTTATCAATAAAATAGGACAGCCTGTTGGAGAAAAATCAATATTTACTGATGCAGCGAAGAATATTATAAAGTCGATGAATTTAAACGGAATTACAAGGTATATTGCCATCACCGGTTTGAATGTTGATACCCCTTTTGATCATAAAAATGATAAGGTGAAAATGGCGACAGACTGGATGTATCAAAATTATCCAAAAACAACAAAAGATAAGCAGGATGAATATGAAATTCTTGTGAACAGCAATTTGGATTGGACTCTGGTAAGGCTTCCATTAATTATTCCGACTTCTGAACATTTTAAGACAGAAGCTAATTTAACAGATTGTACAGGGGAGAAGATCAGTGCCGCAGATCTCTCAGAATTCCTTGTTTCTCAGATTAGTGATGAAACCTATCACAAACAAAGCCCCTTTTTGTATAACATATAA
- a CDS encoding alpha/beta hydrolase: MKYKIPLLFVLILSLFNCSSKQTINLNSHYEVQQDTLTMADQNRNRKIPVAFYSPKTKTPVPNQQLVIFSHGYGANQGGDYLIYSYLTEYLAAKGYFVVSIQHELPTDDLIPKEGKPQIVRMPFWERGTENILFVLNELKHTIPSLDYKHLTLIGHSNGGDMTALFANKYPDLVYKIITMDNRRMYLPKTRHPKIYTLRSNDYPADEGVLPTSEEQKKYHITVQNTSINHGSMDNKGSAEEKRTLNSLIEKYLSEK; this comes from the coding sequence ATGAAATATAAGATACCTCTTTTGTTTGTGCTTATTTTGTCTTTATTCAATTGTTCATCAAAGCAGACAATCAATCTAAATTCTCATTATGAAGTACAGCAGGATACTTTAACAATGGCTGATCAAAACAGAAACCGTAAAATTCCGGTTGCTTTTTACAGTCCCAAAACAAAAACTCCTGTCCCAAACCAGCAGCTTGTAATTTTCAGTCATGGTTATGGTGCTAATCAGGGCGGAGATTATTTAATTTATTCTTATTTAACTGAATATTTAGCCGCAAAAGGATATTTTGTGGTCAGTATCCAGCATGAACTTCCTACAGACGATTTAATTCCTAAGGAAGGAAAACCGCAGATCGTAAGAATGCCCTTTTGGGAACGAGGAACAGAAAACATTTTATTTGTTTTAAACGAGCTTAAACATACAATACCCTCTCTCGATTATAAACATCTTACTTTGATAGGACATTCAAACGGAGGTGATATGACCGCTCTTTTCGCGAATAAATACCCCGATCTGGTTTACAAAATTATCACAATGGATAACCGAAGAATGTATCTTCCAAAAACCAGGCATCCTAAAATATATACACTGCGCTCTAATGATTATCCGGCTGATGAAGGAGTTCTTCCCACTTCTGAAGAGCAGAAAAAATATCATATTACAGTTCAAAACACAAGTATTAATCATGGAAGCATGGATAATAAAGGCAGTGCAGAAGAGAAGAGAACCTTAAACTCTTTGATAGAGAAATACCTGTCTGAAAAATAA
- the uvrA gene encoding excinuclease ABC subunit UvrA produces the protein MASTTEIDIKKQVFVKNAHLNNLKHIDVLIPKNKLIVITGVSGSGKSSLAFDTIYAEGQRRYVESLSSYARQFLGKLEKPKVDDIKGLAPSIAIQQKVISSNPRSTVGTSTEIYDYMKLLFARIGKTFSPVSGEEVKKDSVSDVIDFIKNSKKNSSFLLIAPLEYNIENFNETLNILKVAGFTRLEINENVAGIEDLESFGFTPEKGMTINLVIDRFSYEEDESFLQRLADSIQMAFYEGRGHCSLKNIETGKVKDFSNKFELDGMEFLEPNVHFFSFNNPYGACPTCEGYGKVIGIDEDLVVPNKTLSVFEDAVVSWRGETMSEWKKSFIKKATDFPIHKPYHQLTKEQKNYLWKGDGSSSFPSINNFFKMLEENLYKIQYRVMLSRYRGKTLCPTCEGLRLREETSWVKVDGHNIQSVIELPLDELSPLMNSLKLSEHDKEIAKRLLYEITTRLEFLLKVGLGYLTINRTSNTLSGGESQRINLATSLGSSLVGSIYILDEPSIGLHSRDTENLITVLKNLRDLGNTVIVVEHDEDVMRAADYIIDIGPEAGYLGGELVFAGDYKELKKADTLTSKYLTGRLEIKVPEKRRKAKEWIHIKGARENNLKNIDVDVPLESLVVISGVSGSGKSTLMKEILTNDIQIQLGMGGKKGDYDSVEFPKKLIKNIELIDQNPIGKSSRSNPVTYLKAYDDIRDLFAKQKVSKMMGYKPKHFSFNVDGGRCDECKGEGVINVSMQFMADIELECETCKGTRFKNEILEVKFDEKNISDILHMTVDESLEFFKENNEDKIVTKLRPLQEVGLGYLQLGQSSSTLSGGEAQRVKLASFLVKGVTTDKTLFIFDEPSTGLHFHDIQKLLKSLQALIELGHSVIVIEHQPDIIKSADHIIDIGPEAGKYGGEVVFAGTPEELAKNKKSHTAKYIKEKLES, from the coding sequence ATGGCATCAACTACAGAAATAGATATTAAAAAACAGGTATTTGTTAAAAACGCACATCTTAACAACCTGAAACACATCGATGTACTCATCCCTAAAAACAAATTAATTGTCATTACAGGAGTTTCCGGCAGCGGAAAATCTTCTTTGGCTTTTGACACAATTTATGCAGAGGGACAGAGAAGATATGTAGAAAGTTTAAGTTCTTATGCACGCCAGTTTTTAGGGAAATTAGAAAAACCTAAAGTGGATGATATTAAAGGACTGGCTCCTTCTATCGCTATTCAGCAGAAAGTAATTTCTTCTAATCCGCGTTCTACAGTAGGAACTTCTACAGAGATCTACGATTATATGAAACTCTTATTTGCAAGGATCGGGAAAACATTTTCTCCTGTTTCCGGCGAAGAAGTAAAAAAAGACTCAGTTTCCGATGTAATAGATTTCATTAAAAATTCCAAAAAAAATTCTTCATTTCTTCTTATTGCTCCTTTAGAATATAACATTGAGAACTTCAATGAAACCTTGAATATCTTAAAAGTAGCAGGTTTCACAAGACTGGAGATCAACGAAAACGTTGCTGGAATCGAAGATCTGGAAAGTTTTGGATTCACTCCTGAGAAAGGAATGACAATCAATCTTGTAATCGACCGATTTTCATATGAAGAAGATGAAAGTTTTCTCCAAAGGCTGGCAGATTCTATCCAGATGGCTTTTTACGAAGGAAGAGGACACTGTTCTCTTAAAAATATAGAAACTGGAAAAGTAAAAGATTTTTCAAATAAATTCGAACTGGACGGAATGGAATTCCTTGAGCCCAACGTTCATTTTTTCAGCTTCAATAATCCTTACGGTGCCTGTCCTACCTGTGAAGGGTACGGAAAAGTAATTGGTATTGATGAAGATCTGGTAGTCCCCAACAAAACTTTATCTGTTTTTGAAGATGCTGTTGTTTCGTGGAGAGGAGAAACCATGAGCGAATGGAAGAAGTCGTTTATTAAAAAAGCAACTGACTTCCCTATTCATAAACCTTACCACCAATTGACCAAAGAACAGAAAAATTATCTTTGGAAAGGTGATGGAAGCAGCAGCTTTCCATCGATCAATAATTTCTTCAAAATGCTTGAAGAAAACTTATATAAAATTCAGTACCGTGTGATGCTTTCTCGTTACAGAGGGAAAACCCTTTGTCCTACTTGTGAAGGTCTTCGTTTACGTGAGGAAACAAGCTGGGTGAAAGTGGACGGACACAATATCCAGTCTGTTATTGAACTTCCGCTGGATGAGCTTTCCCCGTTAATGAACAGTTTGAAACTGTCTGAACATGATAAGGAAATAGCTAAAAGATTATTATACGAGATCACAACACGTCTTGAGTTCCTATTAAAAGTGGGATTAGGCTATTTAACGATAAACCGTACTTCAAATACACTTTCCGGTGGTGAAAGTCAGAGAATTAATCTGGCAACAAGTCTGGGAAGTTCTTTGGTGGGTTCTATTTATATTTTAGATGAACCTTCGATCGGGCTGCATTCCAGAGATACTGAAAATTTGATCACTGTTCTGAAAAATCTTCGTGATCTAGGAAATACAGTTATCGTAGTAGAGCACGATGAAGATGTAATGCGCGCTGCGGATTACATTATTGATATTGGTCCTGAAGCCGGCTATCTTGGAGGGGAATTGGTCTTCGCCGGAGATTATAAAGAACTTAAAAAAGCAGATACTCTTACTTCTAAATATCTTACTGGAAGACTGGAAATTAAAGTTCCCGAAAAACGCAGAAAAGCAAAAGAATGGATCCACATCAAAGGAGCCCGTGAAAATAATCTTAAAAATATAGATGTAGATGTTCCTCTGGAAAGTCTGGTTGTAATTTCAGGAGTTTCAGGAAGCGGAAAATCTACTTTAATGAAAGAAATTCTGACTAACGACATTCAGATCCAATTAGGAATGGGCGGCAAAAAAGGAGATTATGATTCAGTGGAGTTTCCTAAAAAACTGATTAAGAATATTGAATTAATTGACCAGAACCCTATCGGAAAATCTTCAAGATCGAATCCTGTAACCTATTTAAAGGCTTATGACGATATCAGGGATTTGTTTGCTAAGCAGAAAGTTTCAAAAATGATGGGCTACAAGCCTAAACATTTCTCTTTCAATGTAGACGGCGGAAGATGTGATGAATGTAAAGGAGAAGGAGTTATTAATGTTTCCATGCAGTTCATGGCAGACATTGAGCTGGAATGTGAAACCTGTAAAGGAACGCGTTTTAAAAACGAAATCTTGGAAGTAAAATTCGATGAGAAAAATATTTCCGATATCCTTCATATGACCGTGGACGAATCTCTTGAGTTCTTCAAAGAAAATAATGAAGATAAAATTGTAACTAAACTAAGACCTTTACAGGAAGTCGGTTTAGGATACTTACAGCTTGGGCAGAGCTCTTCTACTCTTTCCGGAGGTGAAGCACAGCGTGTAAAACTTGCTTCCTTCTTAGTGAAAGGAGTTACAACTGATAAAACCCTCTTTATTTTTGATGAACCTTCTACAGGACTGCATTTCCACGATATTCAAAAATTATTGAAATCACTGCAGGCTTTGATCGAGCTTGGACATTCCGTCATTGTAATTGAACATCAGCCGGATATCATAAAATCAGCAGACCATATTATTGACATCGGTCCTGAGGCTGGAAAATACGGCGGAGAAGTGGTTTTTGCAGGAACCCCTGAAGAATTAGCAAAAAATAAAAAATCTCACACCGCAAAATATATTAAAGAAAAGCTGGAGAGTTAA